The Struthio camelus isolate bStrCam1 chromosome 12, bStrCam1.hap1, whole genome shotgun sequence genome includes a window with the following:
- the RGMA gene encoding repulsive guidance molecule A isoform X1, producing MRPLRERIVVKARAGWMGMGRGAGSTALGLFQILPVFLCIFPSVTSLCQILKCNSEYWAATTGSHLLGTEDAPEFCTALRAYAHCTRRMARTCRGDLAYHSAVHGIDDLMVQHNCSKDGPTSQPRLRTLPPGDSQERSDSPEICHYEKSFHKHSATPNYTHCGLFGDPHLRTFTDSFQTCKVQGAWPLIDNNYLNVQVTNTPVLPGSAATATSKLTIIFKSFQECVDQKVYQAEMDELPAAFVDGSKNGGDKHGANSLKITEKVSGQHIEIQAKYIGTTIVVRQVGRYLTFAVRMPEEVVNAVEDRDNQGLYLCLRGCPLNQQIDFQTFRSAQATEGRTRRKGPSLPASPEAFTYETATAKCREKLPVEDLYFQSCVFDLLTTGDINFMLAAYYAFEDVKMLHSNKDKLHLYERTRDLAPGNAAPSGRPQALPALWAALLCLSRCWSVLL from the exons tGACGTCTCTATGCCAGATCCTCAAGTGCAACTCTGAGTACTGGGCGGCCACGACTGGCTCTCACCTCCTGGGCACGGAGGACGCGCCCGAGTTCTGCACGGCGCTGCGCGCCTATGCGCACTGCACCCGCCGCATGGCCCGCACCTGCAGGGGCGACCTGGCCTACCACTCTGCCGTTCATGGCATAGACGATCTCATGGTGCAGCACAACTGCTCCAAGGATGGCCCCACTTCCCAGCCCCGGCTCCGGACATTGCCCCCCGGGGACAGCCAGGAGCGCTCCGACAGCCCCGAAATCTGCCACTACGAGAAGAGCTTTCACAAACACTCAGCCACCCCGAACTATACCCACTGCGGGCTCTTTGGGGACCCCCACCTCAGGACTTTCACAGACAGCTTCCAGACCTGCAAGGTGCAAGGGGCTTGGCCGCTCATAGACAATAACTACCTGAACGTCCAAGTCACCAACACGCCGGTGCTGCCTGGCTCCGCAGCCACTGCCACAAGCAAG CTCACCATCATTTTCAAGAGCTTCCAGGAGTGTGTGGACCAGAAAGTGTACCAGGCAGAGATGGAcgagctgcctgctgcctttgtTGATGGCTCCAAGAACGGCGGCGACAAACACGGAGCCAACAGCCTGAAGATCACGGAGAAGGTCTCGGGCCAGCACATTGAGATCCAGGCGAAGTACATTGGCACCACCATCGTGGTGAGACAGGTGGGCCGGTACCTCACCTTCGCCGTGCGCATGCCGGAGGAGGTGGTGAATGCCGTGGAGGACAGGGACAATCAGGGCCTCTACCTGTGTCTCCGCGGTTGCCCGCTCAACCAACAGATTGACTTCCAGACCTTCCGCTCAGCTCAGGCCACAGAGGGCCGCACTCGCAGGAAGgggcccagcctccctgcctcccccgaGGCCTTCACGTACGAAACAGCCACAGCCAAGTGCAGGGAAAAGCTGCCCGTAGAGGACCTCTACTTCCAGTCCTGCGTCTTCGATCTCCTCACCACAGGGGACATCAACTTCATGCTGGCTGCTTATTATGCCTTTGAGGATGTGAAGATGCTCCACTCCAACAAAGACAAACTGCACCTCTATGAAAGGACACGGGACCTAGCCCCTGGCAATGCAGCTCCCTCAGGGCGTCCTCAGGCCCTCCCTGCCCTCTGGGCAGCACTACTGTGTTTGAGTCGGTGTTGGTCAGTGTTGTTGTAG
- the RGMA gene encoding repulsive guidance molecule A isoform X2, which translates to MESCRERIVVKARAGWMGMGRGAGSTALGLFQILPVFLCIFPSVTSLCQILKCNSEYWAATTGSHLLGTEDAPEFCTALRAYAHCTRRMARTCRGDLAYHSAVHGIDDLMVQHNCSKDGPTSQPRLRTLPPGDSQERSDSPEICHYEKSFHKHSATPNYTHCGLFGDPHLRTFTDSFQTCKVQGAWPLIDNNYLNVQVTNTPVLPGSAATATSKLTIIFKSFQECVDQKVYQAEMDELPAAFVDGSKNGGDKHGANSLKITEKVSGQHIEIQAKYIGTTIVVRQVGRYLTFAVRMPEEVVNAVEDRDNQGLYLCLRGCPLNQQIDFQTFRSAQATEGRTRRKGPSLPASPEAFTYETATAKCREKLPVEDLYFQSCVFDLLTTGDINFMLAAYYAFEDVKMLHSNKDKLHLYERTRDLAPGNAAPSGRPQALPALWAALLCLSRCWSVLL; encoded by the exons tGACGTCTCTATGCCAGATCCTCAAGTGCAACTCTGAGTACTGGGCGGCCACGACTGGCTCTCACCTCCTGGGCACGGAGGACGCGCCCGAGTTCTGCACGGCGCTGCGCGCCTATGCGCACTGCACCCGCCGCATGGCCCGCACCTGCAGGGGCGACCTGGCCTACCACTCTGCCGTTCATGGCATAGACGATCTCATGGTGCAGCACAACTGCTCCAAGGATGGCCCCACTTCCCAGCCCCGGCTCCGGACATTGCCCCCCGGGGACAGCCAGGAGCGCTCCGACAGCCCCGAAATCTGCCACTACGAGAAGAGCTTTCACAAACACTCAGCCACCCCGAACTATACCCACTGCGGGCTCTTTGGGGACCCCCACCTCAGGACTTTCACAGACAGCTTCCAGACCTGCAAGGTGCAAGGGGCTTGGCCGCTCATAGACAATAACTACCTGAACGTCCAAGTCACCAACACGCCGGTGCTGCCTGGCTCCGCAGCCACTGCCACAAGCAAG CTCACCATCATTTTCAAGAGCTTCCAGGAGTGTGTGGACCAGAAAGTGTACCAGGCAGAGATGGAcgagctgcctgctgcctttgtTGATGGCTCCAAGAACGGCGGCGACAAACACGGAGCCAACAGCCTGAAGATCACGGAGAAGGTCTCGGGCCAGCACATTGAGATCCAGGCGAAGTACATTGGCACCACCATCGTGGTGAGACAGGTGGGCCGGTACCTCACCTTCGCCGTGCGCATGCCGGAGGAGGTGGTGAATGCCGTGGAGGACAGGGACAATCAGGGCCTCTACCTGTGTCTCCGCGGTTGCCCGCTCAACCAACAGATTGACTTCCAGACCTTCCGCTCAGCTCAGGCCACAGAGGGCCGCACTCGCAGGAAGgggcccagcctccctgcctcccccgaGGCCTTCACGTACGAAACAGCCACAGCCAAGTGCAGGGAAAAGCTGCCCGTAGAGGACCTCTACTTCCAGTCCTGCGTCTTCGATCTCCTCACCACAGGGGACATCAACTTCATGCTGGCTGCTTATTATGCCTTTGAGGATGTGAAGATGCTCCACTCCAACAAAGACAAACTGCACCTCTATGAAAGGACACGGGACCTAGCCCCTGGCAATGCAGCTCCCTCAGGGCGTCCTCAGGCCCTCCCTGCCCTCTGGGCAGCACTACTGTGTTTGAGTCGGTGTTGGTCAGTGTTGTTGTAG
- the RGMA gene encoding repulsive guidance molecule A isoform X3, producing the protein MGMGRGAGSTALGLFQILPVFLCIFPSVTSLCQILKCNSEYWAATTGSHLLGTEDAPEFCTALRAYAHCTRRMARTCRGDLAYHSAVHGIDDLMVQHNCSKDGPTSQPRLRTLPPGDSQERSDSPEICHYEKSFHKHSATPNYTHCGLFGDPHLRTFTDSFQTCKVQGAWPLIDNNYLNVQVTNTPVLPGSAATATSKLTIIFKSFQECVDQKVYQAEMDELPAAFVDGSKNGGDKHGANSLKITEKVSGQHIEIQAKYIGTTIVVRQVGRYLTFAVRMPEEVVNAVEDRDNQGLYLCLRGCPLNQQIDFQTFRSAQATEGRTRRKGPSLPASPEAFTYETATAKCREKLPVEDLYFQSCVFDLLTTGDINFMLAAYYAFEDVKMLHSNKDKLHLYERTRDLAPGNAAPSGRPQALPALWAALLCLSRCWSVLL; encoded by the exons tGACGTCTCTATGCCAGATCCTCAAGTGCAACTCTGAGTACTGGGCGGCCACGACTGGCTCTCACCTCCTGGGCACGGAGGACGCGCCCGAGTTCTGCACGGCGCTGCGCGCCTATGCGCACTGCACCCGCCGCATGGCCCGCACCTGCAGGGGCGACCTGGCCTACCACTCTGCCGTTCATGGCATAGACGATCTCATGGTGCAGCACAACTGCTCCAAGGATGGCCCCACTTCCCAGCCCCGGCTCCGGACATTGCCCCCCGGGGACAGCCAGGAGCGCTCCGACAGCCCCGAAATCTGCCACTACGAGAAGAGCTTTCACAAACACTCAGCCACCCCGAACTATACCCACTGCGGGCTCTTTGGGGACCCCCACCTCAGGACTTTCACAGACAGCTTCCAGACCTGCAAGGTGCAAGGGGCTTGGCCGCTCATAGACAATAACTACCTGAACGTCCAAGTCACCAACACGCCGGTGCTGCCTGGCTCCGCAGCCACTGCCACAAGCAAG CTCACCATCATTTTCAAGAGCTTCCAGGAGTGTGTGGACCAGAAAGTGTACCAGGCAGAGATGGAcgagctgcctgctgcctttgtTGATGGCTCCAAGAACGGCGGCGACAAACACGGAGCCAACAGCCTGAAGATCACGGAGAAGGTCTCGGGCCAGCACATTGAGATCCAGGCGAAGTACATTGGCACCACCATCGTGGTGAGACAGGTGGGCCGGTACCTCACCTTCGCCGTGCGCATGCCGGAGGAGGTGGTGAATGCCGTGGAGGACAGGGACAATCAGGGCCTCTACCTGTGTCTCCGCGGTTGCCCGCTCAACCAACAGATTGACTTCCAGACCTTCCGCTCAGCTCAGGCCACAGAGGGCCGCACTCGCAGGAAGgggcccagcctccctgcctcccccgaGGCCTTCACGTACGAAACAGCCACAGCCAAGTGCAGGGAAAAGCTGCCCGTAGAGGACCTCTACTTCCAGTCCTGCGTCTTCGATCTCCTCACCACAGGGGACATCAACTTCATGCTGGCTGCTTATTATGCCTTTGAGGATGTGAAGATGCTCCACTCCAACAAAGACAAACTGCACCTCTATGAAAGGACACGGGACCTAGCCCCTGGCAATGCAGCTCCCTCAGGGCGTCCTCAGGCCCTCCCTGCCCTCTGGGCAGCACTACTGTGTTTGAGTCGGTGTTGGTCAGTGTTGTTGTAG